In Sphingopyxis sp. 113P3, one DNA window encodes the following:
- the sucC gene encoding ADP-forming succinate--CoA ligase subunit beta, whose protein sequence is MNIHEYQAKELLAKFGVAVPAGIPALSVEEAVAAAKQLPGPLYVVKAQIHAGGRGKGKFKELGPDAKGGVRLAKTLEEVEAHAKEMLGNTLVTVQTGEAGKQVNRLYITDGVDIGKEFYLALLVDRATSRVAVVASTEGGMDIETVAHDMPEKIHTITIDPATGLQPHHGRSVAAALGLSGDLAKQAAKLLEGLYTAFLATDASQIEINPLAICPTAEGDKLYVLDAKVGFDSNAMFRHKDLAELRDLTEEDPAEVEASEYDLAYIKLDGNIGCMVNGAGLAMATMDIIKLNGAFPANFLDVGGGASKEKVTAAFKIILKDPAVQGILVNIFGGIMKCDIIAEGIVAAAKEVNLSVPLVVRLEGTNVQQGKDILANSGLPIVPANDLGDAAKKIVAEVAKAA, encoded by the coding sequence ATGAACATTCACGAATATCAGGCGAAAGAACTGCTTGCGAAATTTGGCGTCGCAGTGCCCGCGGGCATTCCGGCGCTGAGCGTCGAGGAAGCCGTTGCGGCGGCAAAACAGCTTCCCGGGCCGCTTTACGTGGTCAAGGCACAGATCCACGCTGGCGGCCGCGGCAAGGGCAAGTTCAAGGAGCTCGGTCCTGACGCGAAGGGCGGTGTCCGCCTCGCCAAAACCCTCGAAGAAGTCGAAGCGCATGCGAAAGAGATGCTCGGCAACACGCTGGTGACTGTCCAGACCGGTGAGGCCGGCAAGCAGGTCAACCGCCTCTACATCACCGACGGCGTCGACATCGGCAAGGAATTCTATCTTGCATTGCTCGTCGATCGCGCAACCAGCCGCGTCGCGGTCGTCGCCTCGACCGAAGGCGGCATGGACATCGAGACCGTCGCGCACGACATGCCGGAAAAGATCCACACCATCACGATCGACCCCGCCACCGGTCTCCAGCCGCACCACGGCCGTTCGGTCGCCGCGGCGCTGGGGCTTTCGGGCGATCTCGCCAAGCAGGCAGCGAAGCTCCTCGAGGGGCTATACACGGCGTTCCTTGCAACCGACGCCTCGCAGATCGAGATCAACCCGCTCGCCATCTGCCCGACGGCCGAAGGCGACAAGCTCTATGTCCTCGACGCCAAGGTCGGCTTTGATTCGAACGCGATGTTCCGCCACAAGGACCTCGCCGAGCTGCGCGACCTGACTGAGGAAGACCCCGCCGAGGTGGAGGCGAGCGAATATGACCTCGCCTACATCAAGCTCGACGGTAACATCGGCTGCATGGTCAACGGCGCCGGTCTCGCGATGGCGACGATGGATATCATCAAGCTCAATGGGGCCTTCCCTGCGAACTTCCTCGATGTCGGCGGCGGCGCGAGCAAGGAAAAGGTCACGGCCGCCTTCAAGATCATTCTGAAGGACCCCGCTGTCCAGGGCATCCTCGTGAACATCTTCGGCGGGATCATGAAATGCGACATCATCGCCGAAGGTATCGTTGCGGCCGCGAAGGAAGTGAATCTCTCGGTTCCGCTCGTCGTTCGCCTTGAAGGCACCAATGTCCAGCAGGGCAAGGACATCCTCGCAAACTCGGGTCTGCCAATCGTTCCGGCGAACGATCTGGGCGATGCGGCGAAGAAGATCGTCGCCGAGGTCGCCAAGGCGGCATGA
- a CDS encoding electron transfer flavoprotein subunit beta/FixA family protein yields the protein MKILVPVKRVLDYNVKPRVKADGTGVDLANVKMSMNPFDEIGVEEAIRLKEKGVATEIVAVSIGPAKAQETLRTALAMGADRAILVQTDDPVEPLAVAKILKAIADAEQPGLVILGKQAIDDDNNQTGQMLAALTGWAQGTFASAVNVEGDSVSVTREVDGGLETVKLKLPAIVTTDLRLNEPRYASLPNIMKAKSKPLDTKSPADYGVDTAPRVKVVKVSEPPVRSAGVKVADVDELVAKLKAMGVHS from the coding sequence ATGAAAATCCTCGTTCCCGTAAAACGGGTGCTCGATTACAACGTCAAGCCGCGGGTGAAGGCCGACGGCACCGGCGTCGATCTCGCGAACGTCAAGATGTCGATGAACCCTTTCGACGAGATCGGGGTCGAAGAGGCTATTCGCCTGAAGGAAAAGGGCGTCGCGACCGAAATCGTCGCTGTCAGCATCGGCCCTGCGAAGGCGCAGGAGACGCTGCGCACCGCGCTCGCGATGGGCGCCGACCGCGCGATCCTCGTTCAGACCGACGATCCAGTCGAACCCCTGGCTGTCGCCAAGATCCTGAAGGCCATCGCCGACGCTGAGCAGCCGGGTCTTGTGATCCTGGGCAAGCAGGCGATCGACGACGACAACAACCAGACTGGCCAGATGCTAGCTGCGCTGACCGGCTGGGCGCAGGGCACCTTTGCCAGCGCGGTAAATGTCGAGGGCGACAGCGTGAGCGTGACCCGCGAAGTCGACGGCGGCCTCGAGACGGTGAAGCTCAAGCTCCCCGCGATCGTCACCACCGACCTTCGCCTCAACGAGCCGCGCTATGCATCGCTGCCAAACATCATGAAGGCGAAGTCGAAGCCGCTCGATACCAAGTCGCCCGCTGATTACGGCGTCGACACGGCACCGCGCGTTAAGGTGGTCAAGGTGTCCGAACCGCCCGTTCGCTCGGCCGGCGTCAAGGTCGCCGATGTCGATGAACTGGTTGCCAAGCTGAAGGCGATGGGAGTGCATTCATGA
- a CDS encoding electron transfer flavoprotein subunit alpha/FixB family protein: protein MKTLVWVEHDGSAVKDATLAAVTAAAKLGEVHLLVAGEGVDGVAKAASEITGVGKVHVADNAAFAHNLPENVAPLVAELMASHDAFVAPATTTGKNIAPRVAALLDVMQISEILSVEGPKTFTRPIYAGNAIATVESSDAKLVLTVRGTAFDKAAATGGSGTVEAVSAGGDAGISSFVGAEIAKSERPELTSAKIIVSGGRALGSSEKYQEVIVPLADKLGAALGASRAAVDAGYVPNDYQVGQTGKIVAPEVYFAIGISGAIQHLAGMKDSKTIVAINKDEDAPIFQVADLGLVADLFSAVPDLTAKI from the coding sequence ATGAAAACGCTCGTTTGGGTCGAACATGACGGCAGCGCCGTCAAGGATGCCACGCTGGCCGCGGTCACTGCCGCGGCCAAGCTCGGCGAAGTCCACCTGCTTGTCGCCGGCGAAGGCGTCGATGGCGTCGCCAAGGCCGCGTCGGAAATCACCGGCGTGGGCAAGGTCCACGTCGCCGACAATGCGGCCTTCGCGCACAATCTGCCTGAAAATGTCGCGCCGCTCGTTGCCGAACTGATGGCGTCGCACGACGCGTTCGTCGCGCCCGCGACCACGACCGGCAAGAATATCGCGCCGCGGGTCGCTGCGCTGCTCGACGTGATGCAGATCTCGGAAATCCTGTCGGTCGAAGGTCCCAAGACCTTCACCCGCCCCATCTATGCCGGCAACGCGATCGCAACGGTCGAGAGCTCGGACGCCAAGCTCGTCCTCACGGTCCGCGGTACGGCCTTCGACAAGGCGGCGGCGACCGGTGGCTCGGGCACGGTTGAAGCCGTCTCGGCTGGCGGGGACGCCGGTATCTCGAGCTTCGTCGGCGCCGAGATTGCAAAGTCCGAGCGGCCTGAGCTCACCTCGGCCAAGATCATCGTCTCGGGCGGCCGTGCGCTCGGATCGAGCGAGAAATATCAGGAAGTCATTGTCCCGCTCGCCGACAAGCTCGGCGCTGCGCTCGGCGCGAGCCGCGCTGCGGTCGACGCGGGCTATGTTCCCAACGACTACCAGGTCGGCCAGACCGGCAAGATCGTGGCGCCCGAGGTCTATTTCGCGATCGGTATCTCGGGTGCGATCCAGCATCTTGCGGGGATGAAGGATTCAAAGACGATCGTCGCGATCAACAAGGATGAGGATGCGCCGATCTTCCAGGTCGCGGACCTCGGCCTCGTTGCCGACCTGTTCAGCGCCGTGCCCGATCTGACAGCCAAGATCTGA
- a CDS encoding enoyl-CoA hydratase-related protein, which translates to MSLILVSRDDAVATVTLNRPETMNALSRALRAELAGVMRDLAANETVRAILLTGAGTRAFTAGLDLKELGGDTSHLGAANAESADENPVKAIELCRSPLSVRSTVSRLPVDSKLRLHATF; encoded by the coding sequence ATGTCCCTGATCCTCGTCAGCCGCGACGATGCCGTTGCGACGGTCACGCTCAACCGGCCCGAGACGATGAATGCTCTCTCGCGGGCGCTCCGTGCGGAACTCGCCGGCGTGATGCGCGATCTCGCCGCCAATGAGACGGTGCGCGCGATCCTATTGACGGGTGCTGGAACGCGGGCTTTCACCGCTGGTCTCGATTTGAAGGAACTCGGCGGCGATACGAGCCATCTGGGCGCCGCCAATGCGGAGAGCGCCGACGAGAATCCTGTCAAGGCGATCGAACTCTGCCGCAGCCCGTTATCGGTGCGGTCAACGGTGTCGCGATTACCGGTGGATTCGAAGTTGCGCTTGCATGCGACATTTTGA
- a CDS encoding enoyl-CoA hydratase-related protein: MTGGFEVALACDILIASTNARFADTHARVGIMPGWGLSQKLSRLIGISRAKELSLTGNFLGAEEAREWGLVNRVVAPEELLPAAQALARDIASADPAMVRRYKALIDEGYALPFREGIALEKARSTAANRMVTADEVEARRHAVMARGREHAG, translated from the coding sequence ATTACCGGTGGATTCGAAGTTGCGCTTGCATGCGACATTTTGATCGCCTCGACCAACGCCCGCTTTGCCGATACCCATGCGCGCGTCGGGATCATGCCGGGCTGGGGCCTGTCGCAGAAACTGTCGCGGCTGATCGGCATCAGCCGCGCCAAGGAGCTCTCGCTGACCGGCAATTTCCTCGGCGCTGAGGAGGCGCGCGAGTGGGGTCTGGTCAATCGCGTCGTGGCGCCCGAAGAACTTCTGCCTGCAGCGCAGGCGCTTGCTCGCGACATTGCCAGCGCCGATCCGGCGATGGTGCGGCGGTACAAGGCGCTTATTGATGAGGGTTATGCGCTGCCTTTTCGCGAAGGAATAGCGCTCGAAAAAGCGCGATCTACCGCCGCGAACCGCATGGTGACCGCTGACGAGGTTGAAGCGCGCCGGCACGCGGTGATGGCCCGTGGCAGGGAACACGCCGGTTGA
- a CDS encoding energy transducer TonB: protein MLSSIAQPVAAGAAEPVGLDPSSPWNVHYADDYCRLIRVFGSGREAVTLIIDQYEPGDEFRISLMGRRMKSPAGSDKARIRFGEALPQQDVLFYSGSIGTNPAWIFVTDIRIRPLSDTEKAVLSARGSAPVAPVTDDEKASVSSIDIGRPLRHPMRLRTGPMKASFAAMDACTDELLTHWGIDAARHKTRLRSAIPTRSPSTWLKDGDYPLAMLLKRQPGLVEFRLDVGEDGVPTACHIQQSTHPEGFDRTVCDRLMKRARFEPALDRDGQPIASYYRDSVRFAFAN from the coding sequence ATGCTATCGAGCATCGCGCAGCCGGTTGCAGCAGGCGCGGCCGAGCCTGTAGGGCTCGACCCTTCGTCGCCCTGGAACGTTCACTATGCCGATGATTATTGCCGGCTGATACGTGTATTCGGTAGCGGCCGGGAGGCCGTCACGCTGATCATTGACCAGTATGAGCCGGGCGATGAATTTCGCATCTCGTTGATGGGCAGGCGAATGAAGAGCCCTGCAGGCAGTGACAAGGCCCGAATCCGGTTCGGCGAAGCCCTGCCTCAACAGGATGTCCTTTTTTATTCGGGCTCGATCGGAACAAATCCCGCATGGATATTTGTAACGGATATTCGCATCCGGCCGCTGTCCGACACGGAAAAAGCAGTGCTATCCGCGCGAGGTAGCGCGCCGGTCGCACCCGTTACCGATGATGAGAAAGCCTCGGTGAGCTCGATCGACATCGGCAGACCGCTGCGGCATCCCATGCGGCTGCGCACGGGGCCCATGAAGGCAAGTTTCGCCGCAATGGATGCCTGCACTGACGAATTGCTGACCCATTGGGGCATCGATGCTGCGCGCCACAAGACGCGGCTGCGCTCTGCGATCCCCACCCGCTCACCGTCAACCTGGCTCAAAGATGGCGATTACCCATTGGCCATGTTGCTGAAACGGCAGCCCGGCCTCGTCGAGTTCCGACTGGATGTCGGCGAGGACGGGGTTCCCACAGCCTGTCACATCCAGCAATCGACCCACCCTGAGGGCTTTGACCGAACCGTGTGCGACCGCCTGATGAAGCGTGCCCGCTTTGAACCAGCGCTCGACCGGGATGGACAGCCGATCGCCTCTTATTACCGCGACAGCGTGCGCTTCGCGTTTGCGAACTAG
- a CDS encoding phosphotransferase family protein — MTELVEPLSAFMSRALGPGALSGLSRLSGGANMESWAFDWAGVGYVLRRAPSAEYMEGRPYGHPVEAALVRAAHAGGVKAPEVVAVLADSDGMGTGYVMRRITAEVSPAKILSAPPPSLIADLGRELARIHALPRAVIPEGIPVMDTAEALAELKARFLSYGGDRPAIALAIRWCEDHLPAPAELVLVHGDYRMGNVMVDPQGLAAVLDWELAHLGDAHEDLAFGCMTVWRFGRLERPAFGVGSLEDYFAAYEAAGGQAVDRDRFRFWLVYRTLWWALGCLQMGQAWRSGADRTVERVVVGRRTAEQELDLIRLLEEEAPEAERQRPLPPCAHPAQTPVGEPTNREMVEAVRDWIESAIKPKAEGHAKFEAVVAMNALGIVTRDLDAGVRAEDRTLAEAIMNGETTLAKPGLLARLRRAVLDKCAIDSPKYAALAAARTDWRG; from the coding sequence ATGACCGAGCTTGTCGAACCGCTTTCCGCTTTCATGTCGCGCGCCCTTGGACCCGGTGCGCTGTCGGGTCTGTCGCGTCTTTCGGGCGGGGCGAACATGGAGAGCTGGGCGTTCGACTGGGCAGGGGTTGGCTATGTCCTTCGGCGAGCCCCTTCGGCAGAATATATGGAGGGCCGGCCTTATGGGCACCCTGTCGAGGCTGCGCTCGTCCGGGCAGCGCATGCGGGCGGGGTAAAGGCTCCCGAAGTCGTCGCCGTTCTCGCCGACAGCGACGGCATGGGGACGGGCTATGTGATGCGGCGCATCACCGCGGAGGTCAGTCCCGCGAAGATTCTGTCCGCACCGCCGCCCTCGCTGATCGCCGATTTGGGCCGCGAACTCGCGCGCATTCACGCGCTGCCGCGCGCTGTGATCCCCGAGGGCATTCCGGTGATGGACACCGCAGAGGCGCTTGCCGAACTCAAAGCCCGCTTCCTCTCCTATGGCGGCGATCGTCCGGCGATCGCGCTCGCGATTCGCTGGTGCGAGGATCACCTGCCGGCGCCCGCCGAGCTGGTGCTGGTCCACGGCGACTATCGCATGGGAAATGTGATGGTCGACCCGCAGGGGCTCGCCGCGGTTCTCGACTGGGAGCTTGCGCATCTTGGCGACGCGCACGAAGATCTGGCGTTCGGCTGTATGACCGTGTGGCGCTTCGGTCGGCTCGAGCGGCCGGCCTTTGGAGTAGGGAGCCTCGAGGATTATTTTGCGGCCTATGAAGCGGCGGGCGGGCAGGCGGTTGACCGGGACCGGTTCCGCTTTTGGCTCGTCTACCGCACGCTCTGGTGGGCGCTCGGCTGCCTCCAGATGGGGCAGGCGTGGCGGAGCGGCGCCGACAGGACGGTCGAGCGCGTCGTGGTTGGACGTCGCACGGCCGAGCAGGAGCTCGACCTTATTCGCTTGCTGGAAGAAGAAGCGCCCGAGGCGGAACGGCAACGCCCGCTGCCGCCGTGCGCCCATCCAGCCCAGACGCCGGTAGGCGAGCCGACCAACCGCGAAATGGTCGAGGCGGTGCGCGACTGGATCGAAAGCGCGATCAAGCCGAAGGCCGAGGGTCATGCGAAGTTCGAGGCGGTGGTTGCGATGAACGCGCTCGGCATCGTGACGCGCGACCTCGACGCGGGGGTGCGCGCCGAGGACCGGACCCTCGCCGAGGCGATCATGAACGGCGAGACGACGCTCGCCAAACCAGGCCTGCTCGCGCGATTGCGGCGCGCGGTGCTCGACAAATGCGCTATCGACAGTCCGAAATATGCCGCGCTCGCGGCGGCGCGCACCGATTGGCGCGGCTGA
- a CDS encoding acyl-CoA dehydrogenase family protein — protein sequence MDFAVPADLKAYLDELDAFIEAEIKPLEEADDNIRFFDHRREHSRTDWDNQGLPRHEWEELLNEAKRRADAAGHWRFSAPKKYGGKDGSNLWMAVIREHFAAKGLGLHNDLQNEHSIVGNFPFVEMFEQFATSEEQKQEFILGGFEGKRRTAFGLTEPDHGSDATHMETRAVREVRDGEEGWRINGEKMWTTGMHVATHCATFCRTSGEDGDAKGITCLLVPNPSPGLVIEEYLWTFNMPTDHPRVSFTDVWVPDSARLGPVDGGLSIAQSFVHQNRIRQAASSLGAAVYCIEESVRYARERKPFGEALAKNQAIQFPLVELATQAEMLRLLIRKTAWEMDNMPHKEVEHRLSDKVSMCNYWANRLCCQAADRAMQVHGGIGYSRHKPFEHIYRHHRRYRITEGAEEIQMRKVAAYLFGYLGPRRETLGKI from the coding sequence ATGGATTTTGCGGTTCCGGCCGATCTGAAGGCCTATCTGGACGAGCTCGATGCTTTCATCGAGGCCGAGATCAAGCCGCTCGAGGAGGCCGACGACAATATCCGCTTCTTCGACCATCGCCGCGAGCACAGCCGTACCGACTGGGACAATCAGGGCCTCCCGCGGCACGAATGGGAAGAGCTGCTGAACGAAGCGAAACGCCGGGCCGACGCCGCTGGGCACTGGCGCTTCTCGGCGCCCAAGAAATATGGCGGCAAGGACGGGTCGAACCTCTGGATGGCGGTGATCCGCGAGCATTTCGCAGCGAAGGGTCTTGGGCTGCACAATGATCTTCAGAACGAACACAGCATCGTTGGCAACTTTCCCTTCGTCGAGATGTTCGAGCAGTTTGCCACCAGCGAGGAGCAGAAGCAGGAGTTCATCCTTGGCGGCTTCGAAGGCAAGCGCCGCACCGCGTTCGGACTCACCGAGCCCGATCACGGATCGGACGCGACGCATATGGAAACGCGCGCGGTGCGCGAGGTGCGCGACGGGGAAGAGGGCTGGCGCATCAATGGCGAGAAGATGTGGACAACCGGTATGCACGTCGCGACCCACTGCGCGACCTTCTGCCGCACGAGCGGGGAGGATGGTGATGCGAAGGGGATCACCTGCCTGCTCGTCCCCAACCCCTCACCGGGGCTCGTGATCGAGGAGTATCTTTGGACCTTCAACATGCCGACCGACCATCCGCGGGTCAGCTTCACCGACGTCTGGGTGCCCGACAGCGCCCGGCTCGGCCCGGTCGACGGCGGGCTATCGATCGCACAGAGCTTCGTGCATCAGAACCGCATCCGGCAGGCGGCAAGCTCGCTCGGCGCCGCGGTCTACTGCATCGAGGAAAGCGTCCGCTACGCCCGCGAGAGGAAGCCCTTTGGCGAGGCGCTGGCCAAGAACCAGGCGATCCAGTTTCCGCTCGTCGAGCTCGCGACGCAGGCCGAAATGCTTCGCCTCCTCATTCGCAAGACCGCTTGGGAAATGGACAATATGCCCCACAAGGAGGTCGAGCACCGCCTCAGCGACAAGGTCAGCATGTGCAATTACTGGGCGAACCGCCTCTGCTGCCAAGCCGCGGACCGCGCGATGCAGGTTCACGGCGGCATCGGCTATTCGCGGCACAAGCCTTTCGAGCATATCTATCGCCATCACCGCCGCTACCGCATCACCGAGGGCGCGGAAGAAATCCAGATGCGCAAGGTGGCCGCCTATCTGTTCGGTTATCTGGGGCCGCGGCGGGAGACGCTCGGGAAAATCTGA
- a CDS encoding BlaI/MecI/CopY family transcriptional regulator — translation MAERASESEMQVLNALWDEAPLTAADLARRIGKANGWTLATVKTLIARLVQKGAVTAEADGRRYLYRPAVDRAEAMGEESQRFVDRLFGGRVSPMIAHLAEREALTDADIEEIEALLRRLKS, via the coding sequence ATGGCCGAACGGGCAAGCGAATCCGAAATGCAGGTGCTGAATGCGCTATGGGACGAGGCGCCGCTGACCGCGGCCGACCTTGCGCGTCGGATCGGCAAGGCGAATGGCTGGACACTGGCGACCGTGAAGACGCTGATCGCGCGTCTCGTCCAGAAGGGGGCCGTGACGGCGGAGGCTGACGGACGCCGCTATCTCTATCGTCCTGCGGTCGACCGCGCCGAGGCGATGGGCGAGGAATCGCAGCGTTTCGTCGACAGGCTCTTCGGGGGCCGCGTTAGCCCTATGATCGCGCATCTCGCCGAGCGGGAGGCGCTGACCGACGCCGACATCGAAGAGATTGAGGCGCTGTTGAGGAGGCTCAAGTCATGA
- a CDS encoding M56 family metallopeptidase — protein sequence MNAALMMEAWGDTMLTTALLVGAVLVIRKPFMRRFGPRLTYALWTIPALRFALPPLPLADPVAAPMAAAPAVAEGEIVNAMTALPHGAAATDVIPGAGWVLADTVPLLFLAWLAGALAILARAILAHRRFKSEVLARGVDLEPLGAIRLVMSDAVDGPVAFGLVRRFVAVPRDFFARYAPEERALAIDHELAHHRHGDLWANAAALLLLAGQWFNPLAWRAIRAFRFDQEAACDARVLVMTQGGARGPRTASYATAIAKAAVGSRLALAAPMASHDSLQERLTMLMQQNISRRRTLAGRLLVGGAAIAALAATATLVPAATAQSGDLPVPPAPPAPPEAVAPPPPPAPPGPPEAIEGAHHMVIFSSDEDGEGGRADGERRQLTRVVVRSEGEGADGENGSPATRRVAFRMPGGLSRDDILSTLKEQGVTGAQAEAIADKLEAKRHAAFRTAMAPLPPMPPIPPIPTVDWKGVDGKAMAFAHCGPGQTPMPLVDRDDSDGKKRSRVLMVRCGDAADVSGQLSALRKARDRFAKGGASDHMSAETRAKVIADMDRAIADLERETK from the coding sequence ATGAACGCGGCGCTGATGATGGAGGCGTGGGGAGACACGATGCTCACCACGGCGCTTCTCGTCGGGGCGGTGCTCGTGATCCGCAAGCCCTTCATGCGGCGGTTCGGTCCGCGTCTCACATACGCGCTCTGGACGATTCCCGCGCTCCGTTTCGCGCTGCCGCCGCTCCCCCTTGCCGATCCCGTGGCTGCGCCCATGGCTGCCGCACCTGCGGTAGCGGAAGGCGAAATAGTGAACGCAATGACGGCACTCCCGCATGGCGCCGCGGCAACCGACGTCATTCCCGGGGCAGGCTGGGTTCTCGCCGACACCGTGCCGCTTCTCTTTCTAGCCTGGCTGGCGGGCGCCCTTGCCATTCTCGCGCGCGCCATACTCGCGCATCGACGCTTCAAGTCCGAGGTGCTGGCGCGGGGCGTCGATCTTGAACCGCTCGGAGCAATCCGGCTCGTGATGAGCGACGCGGTCGACGGGCCTGTCGCCTTCGGTCTCGTCCGGCGTTTCGTCGCGGTCCCGCGCGACTTCTTTGCCCGCTACGCGCCCGAAGAGCGCGCGCTGGCGATCGACCATGAACTCGCGCACCATCGCCACGGCGATCTTTGGGCCAATGCCGCTGCGCTGCTGCTGCTCGCGGGTCAATGGTTCAACCCGCTCGCCTGGCGCGCGATCCGTGCGTTCCGCTTCGATCAGGAGGCCGCCTGCGACGCGCGGGTGCTGGTAATGACACAGGGTGGGGCGCGCGGTCCGCGCACGGCGAGCTACGCGACCGCGATCGCCAAGGCCGCGGTCGGCTCGCGGCTCGCCCTCGCGGCGCCGATGGCCTCACACGATAGTTTGCAGGAGAGACTGACAATGCTGATGCAGCAGAATATATCGCGCCGCAGAACGCTTGCCGGGCGCCTGCTCGTCGGCGGTGCCGCGATTGCGGCGCTCGCGGCGACCGCAACGCTCGTTCCCGCAGCGACGGCGCAGTCCGGGGACCTGCCGGTGCCCCCCGCACCCCCGGCGCCTCCCGAGGCCGTCGCTCCGCCGCCCCCGCCCGCGCCGCCAGGGCCTCCCGAGGCGATCGAAGGCGCGCACCATATGGTGATCTTCTCCAGCGATGAGGATGGTGAGGGAGGGAGGGCCGATGGCGAGCGGCGGCAACTGACCCGGGTCGTGGTCCGGAGTGAGGGGGAGGGCGCGGACGGCGAAAATGGTTCGCCCGCCACGCGCCGCGTTGCGTTTCGCATGCCGGGCGGACTGTCGCGTGACGACATCCTCTCGACGCTCAAGGAGCAAGGGGTGACCGGCGCGCAGGCCGAGGCCATCGCCGACAAGCTGGAGGCGAAGCGCCACGCAGCTTTCCGCACCGCGATGGCGCCGCTTCCCCCGATGCCGCCCATCCCTCCCATACCGACAGTCGACTGGAAGGGAGTGGATGGCAAGGCGATGGCATTTGCGCATTGCGGCCCGGGTCAAACGCCGATGCCGCTTGTCGATCGCGACGACAGCGACGGCAAGAAGCGCAGCCGCGTGCTGATGGTCCGCTGCGGAGACGCAGCCGACGTGTCGGGTCAGCTCTCGGCGCTCCGCAAGGCGCGCGATCGCTTCGCCAAAGGCGGTGCTTCGGACCATATGTCGGCCGAAACGCGGGCCAAAGTCATCGCCGACATGGATCGCGCAATCGCCGACCTTGAACGCGAGACAAAATAG
- a CDS encoding MBL fold metallo-hydrolase, with translation MSDENAWPDTIRAGECEQHEPLVRRVLAPNPSPYTFTGTQTWIVGSGADVAVIDPGPTGSGMSIGDPPDANGQGHVDAILRAVEGQRVAAILCTHTHRDHSPAAAPLSKATGAPIVGCAPLALSDDGPRADSAFDPDYAPDRVLADGERIAGDGWTLEAVSTPGHTSNHLCFALVETGALFTGDHVMAWSTSVVSPPDGDMSAYMASLSKLYERDDRVYYPAHGPAVTKPRQLVRGMLGHRKQRERQILRELEKGTAAIPVMVSHMYKGLDPRLTGAAGRSVLAHLLDLKSRGLVRVRDEAWELA, from the coding sequence ATGAGCGACGAAAATGCCTGGCCTGACACAATCCGCGCCGGCGAGTGCGAGCAGCACGAGCCGCTGGTGCGCCGCGTGCTCGCGCCCAACCCCTCACCTTATACCTTCACCGGCACCCAGACCTGGATTGTCGGCTCCGGAGCCGATGTTGCCGTGATTGACCCCGGCCCGACCGGATCGGGGATGAGCATCGGCGATCCGCCTGATGCCAATGGGCAGGGCCATGTCGATGCCATCCTGCGCGCGGTCGAGGGACAGCGGGTCGCTGCGATCCTCTGTACCCACACGCACCGCGATCACAGCCCGGCCGCGGCGCCGCTCAGCAAGGCGACGGGCGCGCCGATCGTCGGCTGCGCTCCGCTCGCACTTTCGGACGACGGTCCGCGCGCCGATTCGGCGTTCGACCCGGACTATGCTCCGGATCGCGTGCTTGCCGACGGCGAGCGCATTGCGGGGGACGGTTGGACGCTGGAGGCGGTCTCGACGCCGGGTCACACGTCCAACCATCTCTGCTTCGCGCTCGTCGAGACAGGGGCGCTGTTTACCGGCGATCATGTCATGGCATGGTCCACCAGCGTCGTCAGCCCGCCCGACGGCGACATGTCCGCCTATATGGCATCGCTGAGCAAGCTCTACGAGCGCGACGACCGCGTCTATTATCCCGCCCACGGGCCCGCGGTCACCAAGCCGCGGCAGCTCGTTCGCGGTATGCTCGGCCACCGCAAGCAGCGGGAGCGGCAGATCCTGCGCGAACTTGAAAAGGGGACTGCGGCGATCCCGGTCATGGTGAGCCATATGTACAAGGGCCTTGATCCGCGCCTGACCGGCGCCGCGGGCCGCTCGGTGCTCGCGCATCTGCTCGACCTCAAGTCGCGGGGGCTGGTGCGTGTCCGCGACGAGGCTTGGGAACTGGCATGA